The genomic DNA CCGCCCGACCGTTGGGTGCGACGCAGTGTGCCGAGCTCGACGAGGTGCTCCAGGTAGCGGCGGGCCGTCACGCGTGAGACGCCCACCTGCGTACCGACCTCGCTCGCCGTCCAGGCGCTCGAGCCGGCGCCCAGCAGCTCGCGAACCTGCTGCAACGTCTCAGGGCTCAGCCCCTTGGGCAACGCCGTGTCGCGCGACGAGCGCATCGCCGCGAACGCTGCGTCGAGGGTCTGCTGGTCGAGTGCTGCGTCCGACGACAGCGCCTCACGGAAGTCGAGGTAGCCCCGCAGCCGGGCCTGCAGCATCGCCGCCGTGAACGGCTTGATGACGTAGCCGAGGACGCCCTGCGCGGCGGCCCGGCGTACGACGTCGACGTCGCGTGCCGCCGTCACGGCGATGACGTGCCCGGGGTGGCCGGCGGCCCGCAGCCGACGCAGCAGGTCGAGGCCGTGGCCGTCGGGCAGCTGCATGTCGAGCAGCACGAGGTCGACCTCGGTGCTGGACAGGAGGCGTACGGCGTCGGCCATCGTCGCAGCCGTGCCGACGACCTCGAAGCCGTCGACCCGCTCGACGTAGGTGCGGTGGGCGCGGGCCGCGACGGGTTCGTCCTCGACGACGAGCACGCGGACGGCGGTCACGACGCGCTCCCCGCCGCGGTCGACAACGACACCGTGACCGACGCACCGCCGAGGTCGCTCGCGCCGATCGTGACCTCACCACCGTGCAACCGCGCGACCTGACCGACGAGCGCGAGCCCGACGCCGCGGCCCTGTCCGGACGGGTCGGGCTTGTCCGACCAGCCCGAGGCCAGGACCCGCGAGCGCAGGTCCTCGGGGATGCCGGCGCCGCTGTCGTCGACGACGACGTCCAGGCCGGCCTCGTCACCGTGCAGCAGCACGTGCACCTGCCCGTCGGGGCCGGCCGCCTGAGCGGCGTCGATCGCGTTGTCGAGCAGGTTGCCGACGACCGTGACCAGCTCGTGCGCGGTGAGCCGGGAGCGCTCGACCGAGGTCGCCTCGTCGACGGTGAGGCGTACGCCGCGCTCCTGGGCCTGCGACGTCTTGCCCAGCAGCAGCGCCTCGAGCACGGGTTCGTCGACCGCCGCGACGACCGTGTCCGCGAGCGAACGCGTCATCTCCAGCTCTGCGGTCGCGAAGTCGATCGCGGCGTCGGTCTCACCCATCTCGACCAACGACACCATGGTGTGCAGCCGGTTGGCGGCCTCGTGGTTCTGGGCGCGCAGCGCGGTCGCCATGCCTCGTACGGTGTCGAGCTCGGCCGTGACGGCCTGCAGCTCGGTGCGGTCACGCAGCGTCACGACCCAGCCGACGAACCGGCCGTTCCACTGCGCCGGCGCCTGATTCATCACGACCACGCGATCGCGCAGCACGACCGGGCGGTCGTGCACCTCGGCCGGCTCGGCGTCATCCGTGGTCAGCCCGACGTCGGCGAGCCGTTGCCCCTCCAGCGAGTCCGGCGCGTCGAGCAGGCGGCGTGCCTCCTCGTTGGCGAGCATGACCCGGCCGTCGCCGTCGAGCAGCAGCAGCCCTTCTCGGACGGCCCGCAGCACCGCGTCGTAGTACTCGTACATCCGGGTGATCTCGACCTCACCGAGGCCGTGGGTCTGCCGACGCAGCCGCCGCTGCACCAACCACGCCCCGAGCGCACCGATCGCGCCGACCCCGAGCGCGACCAGCAGCAGACCGGGCAGGGCGTCCAGCGTCGTGCGCTGCACCGTCTCCATGCGGATGCCCACCGACACCAGCCCGACGACCCGACCGTCGTTGGTGATCGGTACGACGGCGCGCACCGACGGTCCGAGCGTGCCGGTGTAGGTCTCGGTCACCTCGCGGCCCTCGGTGGCACCCGCGATCGTGCCGCGGAACGTGCCGCCGATCTGCGTCGGGTCGGGATGCGTGAAGCGAATGCCCTTCGGGCTCATGATCACGACGAAGTCGGTGCCGGTGTCGCGACGGACGCGCTCGGCGTACGGCTGGAGCACGTCGGTGGCCTGCGGTGTGCTGATCACCGTGGCGACCTGTGGGCCGTCGGCCACGGAGCGGGCGATGTCGAGGGCCCGGGCGCGGGCGTCGCCGTACGCGTCGTGCCGCGCATCGGCGTAGGCGATGACCAGTCCGATCGTCACGAGCAGGACGAGCATCGCCAGCTGCCACACCAGCATCTGGGCCGCCACGGTGCGGGGACGTCGTCGAGCCATCACCCGCATTGTGCACGTCCGCCCAGCATGTGACCCACGTCACGAACACTACGAACACAACGCGCGGCGCCGAGCGGTCCCGCACCAGACTCGCCCGGCGAAGGAGGTCCACCATGACCACAACCACCTCGGGCACGGCTCCAGCACGGCGCACGGACCGCACCCACTTCCTCTACATCGCCGTGATCGTCGCGGTGCTGCTCGGCATCGCCGTCGGCCTCATCTGGCCCGACCTCGGCGAGTCGCTGAAGCCGCTCGGCACCGGCTTCGTCAACCTCATCAAGATGATGATCGGCCCGGTCATCTTCTGCACGATCGTGCTCGGCATCGGGTCCGTACGATCCGCGGCCCAGGTCGGCAAGGTCGGCGGCCTCGCGCTCGGCTACTTCCTCACGATGTCGACGTTCGCGCTCGCGATCGGCCTGGTCCTCGGCAACGTGCTGCACCCCGGCAGCGGCCTGCACATCACGGCCGAGACGGCGAAGTCCGGTGCGAGCCAGGTCAAGGAGTCCGAGGGCACCGTCGACTTCCTGCTCGGCATCATCCCGGACACGATGGTGTCGTCGCTGACGTCCGGCGAGGTGCTGCAGGCGCTGCTCGTCGCACTCCTCGTCGGGTTCGCGCTGCAGGCGATGGGCCCTGCCGGTGAGCCGGTGCTGCGGGGCATCGGCGCCATCCAGAAGGTCGTGTTCCGGGTGCTCGCCATGATCATGTGGCTCGCCCCGATCGGCGCGTTCGGTGCGATGGCCGCCGTCGTCGGTGCCACCGGTGTCGACGCGCTCAAGAGCCTGGCCGTGATCATGCTCGGGTTCTACGCCACCTGCGCGATCTTCGTGTTCGGCATCCTCGCGCTCGTGCTGCGGGTCACCAGCGGCGTCAACATCTTCAAGCTGCTGAAGTACCTCGCCCGCGAGTTCCTGCTGATCCTGTCGACGTCGTCGTCGGAGTCGGCACTGCCCCGCCTGATCGCCAAGATGGAGCACGCCGGTGTGTCGAAGCCGACCGTCGGCGTCGTCGTCCCGACCGGCTACTCGTTCAACCTCGACGGCACCGCGATCTACCTGACGATGGCCTCGCTGTTCATCGCTCGCGCCATGGGCGACCCCCTGAGCATCACGAGCAGATCTCGTTGCTGGTGTTCATGATCATCGCCTCCAAGGGCGCTGCCGGCGTGACCGGCGCGGGCCTGGCCACGCTCGCGGGCGGCCTCAACTCCCACCGACCCGAGCTCGTCGACGGCGTGGGTCTGATCGTCGGCATCGACCGGTTCATGTCGGAGGCTCGCGCGCTGACCAACTTCGCCGGCAACGCGGTCGCGACGGTCGTGATCGGCTCGTGGACCGACTCGCTCGACCGAGGCAGGCTCGACCGCGTGCTCGCCGGGGACGACCCGTTCGACGAGACCACGATGCTCGACGACGGCGCCGGTCATGGAGCGGTGCAGGACCCCGACCGCGAATCCGTAGCCACCCCAGCCTGATCCGTCCGCTTCCGCTGGTTGAGCCGGCCCTCCCGCTGGTTGAGCCGGACCGGAGCGCTAGCGGAGGTCCGTGTCGAAACCCGGTGACTCGTCCGCTTGGGTCTCCCTGTGCGGCACCGGGTTTCGACACGGTCTCGCCTAGCGGCTCGACCGGCTCAACCAGCGGTGCGGCTCGCCCGGCTCAACCGGCGGTCGACAGGACCGGCCAGAGCTGGTGGAAGTGGTGGACCGGCCCGGCGCCCTGCCCGATCGAGAGCTCGTCGGCCGCCTGCAGCGCGCCGGTCAGCCAGACCTTCGCGGCGCGTACGGCGGGCAGCCATTCGTCGTACGCAGGCCGAAGCGGTGCGATCGCCGACGAGAGGGTGCAGCCGGTGCCGTGCGTGTTGGCGGTGTCGACGCGCGGCGCGGTCAGCTCGACCGTGGACGACGAATCGGCCCAGACGTCAACGGATTCGGGGCCATTGCCGTGACCGCCCTTGAGGAGCACCCGCTGAGCGCCGACGTCGTCGAGCAACGCCCGCGCCTGAGCACGCATCTCGCCGACCGACGTCGCCACCGGCCCGCCGAGCAGCTCGGCCGCCTCGGGCAGGTTGGGCGTGATCACGGAGGCGAGGGGTACGAGCCGGCGTACGGCGGCCATCGCGTCCTCGTCGAGCAGCCGCGAGCCGCTCGTCGACACCATCACCGGGTCGAGCACGACCGGGCAGCGCAGCGAAGGGATCAGCGCCGACACCGTGTCGGCGACGTCGGCCGCCGCGAGCATCCCGATCTTGACGGCGTCGAGGCGAACGTCAGCCACCAGCGTCTCGACCTGAGAACGCACGAAATCCGCTGGCACGACATGGATCCCGGTCACGCCCTGGGTCGACTGCGCAGTCAGGGCAGTCATCGCCGCACAGCCGTAAGCCCCGAGCGCGCTGAACGTCTTGAGGTCCGCCTGGATGCCGGCGCCGCCCGACGGGTCGCTCCCGGCGATGGAGAGTACGACGGGTGGCCGGGTCATCGCGCGCTCCACGCGTGGCGCAGCGCGGTCGCTGACGCGGCCGGATCGGGCTGGCCGCAGATCGCCGAGATCACAGCCATACCAGCGATACCCGTGCGCGCGACGCGGCTCGCACGCCGCGCGGTGATGCCGCCGATGCCGACGCACGGCCACGGGCTGGCGCTCGCGATGTCGCGCAGCCCGGACAGGCCGATGGGCTCGGCGGCGTCGGGCTTGCTGTGGGTGCGCCAGACCGGACCGACCCCGAGGTAGTCGAGCGCCGACCCGTGACGCAACGCGGCCTCGAGCTGGTCGGGTGTGTGCACGGACAGGCCGAGGTAGGCGTTCGAGCCGAGCAGCGAACGCGCCTCGGCCACGGGCATGTCGTCCTGACCGATGTGCGCCCCGTCGGCGCCGATGTCGTCGACGAGGTGGACGCGGTCGTTGATGATCAGCGGAATCCCGGTGTTCTCCAACGCTTTTCGGACGAGCTTGCCGAGAGCGACCATCTCGTCGTCGGACGCGTCCGGGTCGCGCAGCTGGACGATGGTCGCCCCACCGCGGACGGCCTCGCGCACGGTGCGTACGAGGCCGCGGTCGCCGCACATGTCGGTGTCCGTGACGAGGTAGAGCGTGAGGTCGAGCGGCGTGCGGGTCATGTGAGGGTCACTCGGGCTTCCAGGTCGGAGGGTGTGAGCGCGGCGAGCTCGTCGAGCAGCGAGACGGCGAAAGACCCTGGCCCTGAGGATCTTTCGGCGGCGAGCTCGGCCGCCACGGTGAGGTGTGCGGTGGCTGCGGCAGCGGCCAGGAGGGCGTCGTCCGTCACCGCGGCGTACGCGGCCATGAGAGCGCCGAGCGCACAGCCGACCCCGGTCACCTGCGTCATCCACACGTGCCCGTTGCCGAGGCGTACGACCCGTGAGCCGTCGGTGAGGTGGTCGACCGGCCCGCTCACGGCGACGGCGCCACCCGTCTGCTCCGCGAGCGCACGTGCGGCGGCGAGCGCGTCCTGCGCCGACGCCGTGGAGTCGACGCCCCGCCCGCCCGAGCCGCCGGTGAGCGCGAGCACCTCGGAGGCGTTGCCGCGCACGATCGTGGGGCGCAGGTCCAGCAGCGAGGTCGCGATCGTCGTACGCCACGGGAGGCCGGCCGCGACCGGGTCGAGCACCCAGGGCGTGCCGTGCTCGTGCGCTGCGCCAGCCGCTGCGTCCATCGCAGTCGTCGTGTCGTCGTACGGCGTCCCGAGGTTGACCAGTACGCCGCCCGCGACCTGCGCGAACGCACCCGCCTCGTGCGAGTTGTCGACCATGGCCGGTGCGGCGCCTGCGGCGAGCAGCACGTTGGCGGTCCACGGTGCGACGACGATGTTGGTGAGGCACTGGGTGAGCGGCTGCCGATCACGCAGCGCGGTCATGGCCGCGCCGAGGTCTGCAGGGCGTGGCGTCGTCATCGACGTCCCTCCGCTAGTCCGAGCTAGATCAGGTTCGACGGGTGTCTCTCAGCCGGTCGGACCGGCACCCCGCGTCCCGTCCAACGTAACGCCCGGGCCGTCAGCGGGCCGACCTACCCTGGAACCCGTGACGACTGCTGCGTGGATCGACCTCGACGGACTGGCCAACATGCGTGACGTGGGCGGGCTGCCCACCCAGGACGGCAGGCAGGTCCAGCACGGTCGACTGGTGCGGTCGGACAACCTCCAGGAGCTCACGACGGCCGACGTCCAGGTGCTGCTCGACCACGGCGTCACCGACATCGTCGACCTGCGCAGCCGCGCCGAGCTCGCGATGACCGGCCCGGGGCCGCTGGTGCAGGTCGAGCCGCTGACGCACCATCACCACTCGCTGTTCGCCGATGACCTCGTCGACGTGACGGTCGAGGACGCGCTCGTGCTGCCGTGGCACGACCGGGTCGAGGAGACCCGCGACGACAACCACTGGACCAGCCACTACCTCGGCTACCTCGCCGACCGGCCCGACTCGGTCGCCGCAGCGCTCGACGTGGTGTCGCGCAGCGCCGGCGCGACCGTCGTCCACTGCGCCGCGGGCAAGGACCGCACCGGCACGGTCACCGCGATGGCGCTCTCAGTCGCAGGCGTCAGCGATGACGACATCACCGCCGACTACCTCGCGACCCGCGAGCGCATCGAACGCGTCGTCGACCGCCTCAAGGCGACCCCGGCGTACGCCGACAACCTGCGCGACCGGCCGTTGTCGGACCACGTGCCCGACCCCGAGACGATCCCGCGGCTCCTCGAGGCCGTACGCCGTGCCGCGGGCTCGGTGCCCGACTGGCTGTCCGCGCAGGGCTGGACCGACGACGACCTCACGCGCCTGCGCGACCGCCTCACCCGACCCTGATCGCGCAAGCCGGCGCTGCAGTGGTCCTGCCGGTGGGTCCGGCCGCCGGGGGGGACGGGGAGTGTGCACTGGTTCGCGTGGTGAGCCACGCCCGCTTGCACGGCTCACCTGACGAACCAGTGCACAGCGCTCGCCACCCCTACCCCTGACTGAGCCGGTCCGGGCCCCGGTGATCGAGCGGTGGGCCCCTCCCCTGGTCGAGCAGGCGAGCCCCGAGAGCGAGCCGCTCGGCTCAACCGCTGGGGAGGGGTTCGGCTCTCAGCGCGAGCGGGTCGTCATGAGGACGACGGCGGCCACGGCCGCGGTGGCCGCGCAGATCGCCCACACCGCGTAGTAGCCGCCGAGTGGTGCGTGCTCCGACGGCTCGTCGAGCGAGCCTGTCGACGCCAGTGCGATCGCGAACACCGACGACGCGATCGCGCCGCCCACGGTCTTGGTGGTGTTGGTCATGCCGGTCGCGAACCCGGTGTGCGTCGCGGGAGCGGCAGCTGCAGCGGACGCCGGCAGCGCGGCGACGAGCGCGCCCGACCCGATGCCGACGAGCAGCATGTTGAGCATCAGCGACGCCACGTGCTCGTGCAGCGGCAGGAACAGCAGGTAGCCGAAGGCGACAAGGCCGGCCGCGCCCACGAGCGTCGTACGAGGTCCGATCCGCCCCGCCACCCACGGCAGCAGCCCCGCGCCGGCCGCCATGGCGATGACGTAGCCCGCGACGAGCAGCGACACCGTGCCGGCGGACGCGTCGAGGCCGTAGCCCGTCTCAGTGGGGTCAGCCCGCGCGAACGTCGACAGCGGGATCTGCGCCCCGAGCACCGATGCCCCGAACAGCCCGGCCGTCAGCTGCACCGGCCACTGGGCCGAACCGCCGAGCACGCGAAGATCGACCAGAGGATGGTCGGTCGACAGCTCGTGGCGCGCGAAGGGTAGGAGCGTAGCCAGGCCGAGGACGATCACCAGCCACGGCCACGGACTCGCGACACCTTCGGTGCGCAGTAGGATCAAGCCGCCCATCACGAGCGCGAGTGCCGTTGTGAGCCAAGCGAATCCGAGCCAGTCGACGGTGCCGTCCTGACCCTCGTGGTCACCACGGACGCCGTACCAGATCGCGACGAACGCCAGCGTGACGGCGACTGCAGGCATCGCGAGCACGACAGTCATCGACGGACCGCCGGCGAGTGCACCAGACACGCCCGCGCCGAGGATCACACCCAGCTCAAGCGCGGCGACGAGCACACCGGCACCGAACCTCGTACGCCGCTCGCCGCCGCCGCTGCGCCGGTGGATGATCGCGATCTCGAGCGGCAACCACACGACGTAGAAACCCTGCAGCGCCCACGCGACCAGGAACGTCCCGAACGACGGTGCGAACGCCACCGCCCACGACGCCACCGCGGTCGCGACCGTCGACCACAGCAGCACCGTGCGATGGCCGACGAGGTCACCGAGTCGGGCGAGCAGTGGCACGAGCAGCGCCGACACGACCAGCTGGGCCGCCTCGAACCAGTTGACGTCGGCGTCGTGGATCGACAGATGGCGTGCGATGTCGGTGAAGATCGGCGTGTAGTAGCCCTGCAGCACGCCGCTCGCGAGCTCGACGCAGACGAGGAATCCGACGAGTCGCGCAGCGGGGGAGTCCTTCGTCGGCGTACGCATGGTCCTCCTCGGGCGGGCTGCTCGCCACACGCTAGGGCCGTCGTACGCCGGCCGGTGCGGAATCGATCCGGCCCCGAACCGGCGAAATGGTTGCTGGACCAGTGGGTAGCCGCCATGCTCACGCGCAGGACTAGTCGCAAACGGAGGGACTCAGCATGGAGCTGATCGACAACTACGTGAGGGTGCTCAAGAAGTACGCCGACTTCAACGGCAGGGCGCGACGCCGGGAGTTCTGGCAGTTCTTCCTCGTCAACTTCATCATCGGACTCGTCCTCGTGGCCGTGGACAACGCGCTCGGACTGGCTCCTGACAAGCCTGAGGGCACGACGGGCTTCTATGTATCGGGCGGGCTCCTCAGTGTTCTGTACAGCCTGGCGACGCTGATCCCCAACATCGCGGTGGGCGCGCGGCGCCTGCACGACACCAACCGTTCGGGCTGGTGGCAGCTGATCGCGTTCGTGCCCTGTGTCGGCTTCATCATCCTGATCGTGTTCTGGGCTCAGGAGGGTCAGCGTCACCCCAACCAGCACGGTCCCGACCCCAAGGGCGGCGATGGCGTGGTCGACGGCGGCGGATACCCGGCCGTCGGCGGCTACCCGGGCAGCCAGCCGGGTCAGCAGGGCGGCTACCCCGGTGCTCCCGGTCATCAGGGTGGGCGTCCCGGTCAGGAGGGTGGCTACACCCACCCGGGCGGTAACCAGGGTGGTTTCCCCGGCCAGGAGGGCGGCTTCACCAACCCGGCCGGCGGGCAGGGCGGTTTCCCCGGTCAGCAGGGCGGTTTCACCAACCCGGCCGGCGGTCAGGGTGGCTTCCCCGGCCAGCAGGGCGGTTTCACCAACCCGGCCGGCGGTCAGGGTGGCTTCCCCGGCCAGGAGGGTGGCTTCGGCCGACCCGGTGGTGCGCAGCCCCCGCAGGGCAACCCGCCCCACGGTCAGCCCCCGCAGGGCAACCCGCCCTACGGTCAGCCGCCGGAGGGCAACCCGCCGGAGGGCGGTCGCTGAGGCGAGCACTCTCGTACGCAAAACCCGGGACGGGCTCGTCCGGGCAGCCACCACGCAAGACGGCTGCCGCGGACGGGCCCGTTCGTCGTGACCGGGGAGTAACTTCACCCGGTATGAGCGAGACGCAGGTCACCACGCGCATCCACGCCTTCCGCGACGACGCCCTCGGGGACGACGACGCCACGGCCATCGCCGAGCGCATCCGACGGGGTGACCTCTCCGCCGAGGAGGCCGTCGACGCGGCCATCGCCCGTAGCGGTGCGGTCGAGGCGCGGCTGACCGCCCTCGAGCGACCAGACTTCGACCGGGCCCGTGACCGAGCTCGCGCTTCTCGCAGCGGCGGACTTGCAGGCGTACCAAGCCTTTTCAAGGACAACGTCCAGGTCGCCGGCCTGCCGATGACCGAAGGATCGCACGCGGTGCCGCACCAGCCGGCGCGCACCGACGGCAAGGTCGTGGCGCAGATCCTGCGTACGGGCGTGATCCCGATCGCGACGTCGCGCATGCCCGAGTTCGGCTGGCTGCCGACCACCGAGCGCGCCGACGGCACAGCGGTCCACAACCCCTGGCACACGGGCTACTCCGCCGGTGGCTCGTCGGGCGGCTCGGCCGCGTACGTCGCCGCCGGTGTCGTGCCGATCGCTCACGGCAACGACGGCGGCGGCTCGATCCGTATCCCCGCCGCGGCCTGCGGGCTGGTCGGTCTGAAGCCCACGCGCGGTCGACTGCGGATCGGTGAGTCGGCGGCGACGATGCCGGTGCGCATCGTCACCGACGGAGTGCTGACCCGGACGGTGCGCGACACCGCGCTCTTCTACGCCGAGGCCGAGAAGGTCTACCAGCACAAGCGGCTCCCCGCGATGGGGCTCGTCGACCGCCCGCTCGACCGACCGCTGCGCATCGGGCTGACGCTCGACTCACCGTTCGCGCCCGCCACGGACTCCGAAACCCGTTCTGCCGTCGAAGAACTCGCCGCAGCGCTGGAGTCACTCGGGCACCACGTCGCGCCGTACGACCCCAAGGTCCCCTCATCCTTCAAGGGCGACTTCGTCGACTACTGGAGCCTCCTCGCGATGTCGGTCCGCGACTCCGGAAAGCGTTTGTTCGGAAAGGATTTCGACCCTTCTGAGCTCGAGCCCATCACCAACGGACTCGCATCCAACGGGCGCGCGCACCTGTGGCGCGCACCGGCGTACATCCCGCGACTCGCCGCATCCGCAAGGCTGTACGAGCGCAACTTCGGCGACGTCGACCTGGTGCTGTCACCCGTGCTCTGCCACACCACACCGCGCCTCGGGCACATCGACCCGACGCTGCCGTGGGAGGAGTGCTTCAGCCGCACGCTCGACTACTGCGGCTTCACGCCTCTGCACAACGCGACCGGTGCACCGTCAATCTCGTTGCCAACCGGTCGAACTCAGGACGGACGGCCCATCGGCACCATGCTGTCCGCGCGCCGTGGCGCCGACGCCTTGCTGCTGCAGGCAGCGCCGCAGATCGAGCAGGCGGTGCCGTTCACACGGATCACCGACTGAGCGTCGACCGTTGGGTCGATGTCCACCAGATCGTGATGAATTTCATCGGGCCGCAATCGTCGACATGACCTCAGCGAGCCGACATGATGGCCGAGGTCAAAGAGTCACGAAGGCATCAAGTCTTGGTAAATAGCCAGGTGAGTACTGCGAATTGCTGTTTTCGAGAGTCGCCAGGCCCAACGCGGGGCCAGTAGGTTCCGCTTGCCTGATTCCTTGAGAGCGGAGGAGATCGCTGTGGATCCCACAGGCGACGCCGAGTCGCGAAAGAACGCCGATCGGAGTGGGAAGGTGGACGGCCCGACGTCGTCCACGTCCCGCACCACGCACGAAGTCGAGTACGAGACCGTCACCAAACGCGCACGTCGAGGTCTGGGTGGATGGTGGTGGCTGGCGCTGCTGGCCGTTCCCCTCATCCTGGCCGCGCTCGCGTCGTTCATCCAGCGCGGCGGCATCCAGGACGACCTGAAGGCCGACTCGCTCAAAGCGCTGAACGGTCAGGGCATCACCGGTGCCGACGTCGACTTCGACGGCCGCGACGGCACGATCACGCTGCCTGCCGGTGCCGACGCCGCCAAGGCCAAGAACATCGTCGAGAACGTCGACGGCGTGCGCGTCGCTGACGTCAAGGGTGGTGCTGCTGCCGCTGCACCGAGCGCCACCGACACAGCTCCGGCGACTCCGTCGGAGACCAGCTCGGCCCCGGCGACCTCTGCTCCGGCTCCGGCCGCAGGCGCGGGCACCTTCGCTCTCACCAACCAGGGCGACTCGGTCGTGGTCGAGGGCGTCGTGCCCGACGAGGCTGCCAAGAAGACCGTCGTCGACGCTGCCACCAAGGCCGCCGGCGACACGAAGGTCATCGACAAGGTCACCGTCAAGGCGGGCGCTCCGGCCCCCGACGCCGCACAGCTGGCCAAGGGCTTCAGCTCGCTGCCCGCAGGTGAGGGCGTCAAGCTCGACTTCGACGGCCAGAAGGTCACGCTCACGGGCGAGGTCGCCGACGACGCTGCCAAGAAGGCTGCCGGCGACAAGGCCACGGGCGACTTCCCGGGCGTCACCGTCGACAACCAGCTGACCGTCAAGGGCGGCGCTGCTGCGGCCGACTGCGGCAAGGTCGACCAGACCGTGACCGCGCTGGTCAAGGGCAACAACCCGACGTTCGCGGACAACTCGACGCGTCTGGTCAGTGCCTCGAAGCCGACCCTCAACAAGGTCGCCGCCGCGATCAAGGCGTGCCCCGACGCGAAGGTCACCATTGCGGGTCACACCGACAACACCGGTACGCCGGCGCGCAACAAGACCCTCTCGCAGGGTCGCGCCAACGCGGTGAAGACCTACCTGAGCGGTCAGGGCGTCAAGGCCGCCAACATCACCGCGACGGGCTTCGGCCAGGACAAGCCGATCGCGCCCAACACCACGGCAGCCGGCCGCGACGCCAACCGCCGTGTCGACATCACGGTCCAGGGAGGCTGACATGGCTTGGCTGTTCGCACAGACCTGGTTCTGGATGCTGATCGCGTTCATCGTGGGCGCACTCGTGGCGTGGCTGCTGGCCGTGCTGCTCGTGCCCACCGAGCGCAAGGCGTTCGAGGACCTCGAGACCGCCGTTGATCACAAGGGAGGTCGATCCTGATGGGTTGGCTCTTGAGCCAGGAGTGGCTCTGGATTCTGCTCAGCTTCCTGCTGGGCGCGATCCTCACGTGGCTGTGGATGGTGCACAAGGTGTCGCGCGAGGTGCCCCGCACCAAGACACGCACCGAGCGTGACCTGAAGGTCGGCGGCGCGGCTGCCGGCGCTGCCGCAGTCGGAGCGGGCGCCGTCGGCGCCAAGAAGGTCGCCGACAAGCGCAAGGACAAGAAGGCCGACAAGGTCGAGCCCGTCAAGGCTGAGGCCAAGCCGGTCGAGACCAAGCCGGTCGAGGCCAAGCCGGTGGAGACCACGCCGGTCGCCGCCGCGTCCACGCCGGTCGTCGACAAGCCGGCGACGAAGCC from Luteipulveratus halotolerans includes the following:
- the arfA gene encoding channel-forming protein ArfA/OmpATb: MDGPTSSTSRTTHEVEYETVTKRARRGLGGWWWLALLAVPLILAALASFIQRGGIQDDLKADSLKALNGQGITGADVDFDGRDGTITLPAGADAAKAKNIVENVDGVRVADVKGGAAAAAPSATDTAPATPSETSSAPATSAPAPAAGAGTFALTNQGDSVVVEGVVPDEAAKKTVVDAATKAAGDTKVIDKVTVKAGAPAPDAAQLAKGFSSLPAGEGVKLDFDGQKVTLTGEVADDAAKKAAGDKATGDFPGVTVDNQLTVKGGAAAADCGKVDQTVTALVKGNNPTFADNSTRLVSASKPTLNKVAAAIKACPDAKVTIAGHTDNTGTPARNKTLSQGRANAVKTYLSGQGVKAANITATGFGQDKPIAPNTTAAGRDANRRVDITVQGG
- a CDS encoding DUF805 domain-containing protein, translated to MELIDNYVRVLKKYADFNGRARRREFWQFFLVNFIIGLVLVAVDNALGLAPDKPEGTTGFYVSGGLLSVLYSLATLIPNIAVGARRLHDTNRSGWWQLIAFVPCVGFIILIVFWAQEGQRHPNQHGPDPKGGDGVVDGGGYPAVGGYPGSQPGQQGGYPGAPGHQGGRPGQEGGYTHPGGNQGGFPGQEGGFTNPAGGQGGFPGQQGGFTNPAGGQGGFPGQQGGFTNPAGGQGGFPGQEGGFGRPGGAQPPQGNPPHGQPPQGNPPYGQPPEGNPPEGGR
- a CDS encoding amidase, with protein sequence MSETQVTTRIHAFRDDALGDDDATAIAERIRRGDLSAEEAVDAAIARSGAVEARLTALERPDFDRARDRARASRSGGLAGVPSLFKDNVQVAGLPMTEGSHAVPHQPARTDGKVVAQILRTGVIPIATSRMPEFGWLPTTERADGTAVHNPWHTGYSAGGSSGGSAAYVAAGVVPIAHGNDGGGSIRIPAAACGLVGLKPTRGRLRIGESAATMPVRIVTDGVLTRTVRDTALFYAEAEKVYQHKRLPAMGLVDRPLDRPLRIGLTLDSPFAPATDSETRSAVEELAAALESLGHHVAPYDPKVPSSFKGDFVDYWSLLAMSVRDSGKRLFGKDFDPSELEPITNGLASNGRAHLWRAPAYIPRLAASARLYERNFGDVDLVLSPVLCHTTPRLGHIDPTLPWEECFSRTLDYCGFTPLHNATGAPSISLPTGRTQDGRPIGTMLSARRGADALLLQAAPQIEQAVPFTRITD